A genomic window from Desulfurococcaceae archaeon includes:
- a CDS encoding archaellin/type IV pilin N-terminal domain-containing protein: protein MAGKKGIVGIEAAIVLIAFVIVAAALAFVVLNMGMFTTQKSKEVMNQALNEASSALEVDGSVMAYVNDTGFVRAIYIPLKISPGQQAVDLSNDKVDVVIRLPGGTFSKINAGDPASASSPVNYTQLYDDVSGNGTGNEVNATFYFVQSLQTDTNAPSFKVLEIGEKVILVIYLPDGLELKPYDRFIVEIRPLAGAPLTVERLIPPTLPLNEFVSLI from the coding sequence ATGGCCGGGAAGAAGGGTATCGTTGGCATTGAGGCTGCAATCGTACTGATAGCGTTCGTGATAGTGGCGGCCGCGCTAGCATTCGTAGTACTGAACATGGGCATGTTCACTACGCAGAAGAGCAAGGAGGTAATGAACCAAGCACTAAACGAAGCCAGTAGCGCGCTGGAAGTGGATGGGTCCGTAATGGCGTACGTCAACGATACGGGCTTTGTCAGGGCAATATACATACCCCTCAAGATCTCGCCAGGACAGCAGGCCGTAGACCTCTCTAACGACAAAGTGGACGTAGTGATAAGGTTGCCTGGAGGGACGTTTTCAAAGATAAACGCAGGAGATCCTGCGAGCGCGTCATCGCCGGTTAACTACACCCAGCTGTACGATGACGTCAGCGGAAATGGTACAGGCAACGAAGTTAATGCTACGTTCTACTTCGTGCAATCACTACAAACAGACACAAATGCACCTTCATTTAAAGTACTGGAAATAGGCGAAAAGGTAATTCTAGTGATTTACCTGCCTGACGGCCTTGAACTAAAACCATACGATAGGTTCATCGTTGAAATTAGGCCTCTTGCGGGCGCGCCGTTAACTGTTGAAAGGCTCATCCCGCCGACACTACCGTTGAACGAGTTCGTCAGCTTAATTTAA
- a CDS encoding ArsR family transcriptional regulator has product MGAETTVSGINTFKKRLALLRHLDSIIDFSRATSQLELILYLYSVKRPVTTDDLATAFGYSKKAVLDSLRKLEKKGLISKEKDGEELRVSLSERGEEFVSKIVDLLKPASQVLGDAQLSVPVRINIAKEIMTSINLYKLVVYLGLVKPSRPILVRGLARLMGMSRTDLDVLLSSFTQPPTKLFRVVKASNEDALLLDKQGFELLRRTLHYKVYVSSLLYKLLVKLTGTPWTSEIMLKLNSVYLGVLTLVLVTVVFIGVSAWMLAVIVLFALAPLVLLNLLIYQKGSA; this is encoded by the coding sequence TTGGGCGCTGAAACCACGGTAAGCGGCATTAACACGTTTAAAAAAAGGCTTGCTCTCCTCAGGCACCTGGATAGTATCATAGACTTCTCGCGTGCTACTAGCCAGTTAGAGCTGATACTGTACCTGTACAGCGTTAAGAGGCCCGTTACCACGGACGACCTCGCAACCGCATTCGGTTACTCGAAGAAAGCGGTACTGGACTCTCTAAGAAAACTGGAAAAGAAGGGTTTAATTTCCAAGGAGAAGGACGGCGAAGAGCTCAGAGTATCTCTTAGTGAAAGAGGGGAGGAGTTCGTCTCCAAGATCGTGGACCTGCTGAAACCCGCATCCCAGGTACTCGGCGACGCGCAACTATCCGTCCCCGTAAGGATAAACATCGCCAAGGAGATCATGACCAGCATTAACCTGTACAAGTTGGTAGTATACTTGGGACTGGTCAAGCCCAGTAGGCCCATCCTGGTGAGAGGTCTTGCCAGGTTAATGGGTATGAGTAGGACCGATCTAGACGTGCTTCTAAGCTCGTTCACGCAACCGCCTACAAAGCTATTTAGAGTCGTAAAAGCGAGCAATGAAGATGCGTTGTTACTAGACAAGCAGGGTTTCGAGCTACTCAGAAGAACGCTCCACTACAAGGTATACGTATCTAGTTTGCTCTATAAGCTTCTCGTTAAGCTCACTGGAACGCCGTGGACTAGCGAGATAATGTTGAAGCTGAACTCCGTATACCTAGGGGTGTTGACCCTGGTGCTCGTAACGGTGGTGTTCATAGGTGTAAGCGCCTGGATGTTGGCCGTCATAGTCCTCTTCGCACTCGCACCGCTCGTCCTGCTGAACCTCCTCATCTACCAGAAGGGTTCAGCCTGA